The window CGCCGAGGCGCCCGCCGTCGAGGTTCTGGCAGACATCCCGCTGGGTGCCGAGGATGCGCCGCTGACCATCTATGAATATGCCAGCTTTACCTGCGGACATTGCGCGAATTTCCACGAGCAGAGCTGGTCCAAGCTCAAGACCGAATATATCGATACCGGCAAGGTCCGCTTTATCCAGCGCGATGTCTATTTCGATGCGGTCGGCCTGTGGGCAGGTGTGTTGGCGCGCTGCGGCGGTGACGACAAATACTATGCCGTCTCGGACATGCTGTTTGACGAGCAAAAGGACTGGCTGGCAGGTGATTCAGGTGACGAGATCGCCGCAAACCTGCGCAAGATCGGCCTCAAGGCCGGCATGACCGAAGATCAGATGACCGCGTGCTGGAACGATACCGCCTCGGTCGAGCAACTGGTTGCCACCTTCCAGCAGAACGCAACCGCGGATGAGATCGACGCGACGCCGACCTTCATCATCGGCGGCGAAAAGGTCTCGAACCAGCCATGGGACGATCTGAAAGCCGTCATCGACGACAAGCTGGCTGCCGCTGAATGACACCGCTTGCGGGCCTGAAAGTCGTCGAACTTGCCCGCATTCTGGCCGGCCCATGGGCCGGTCAGATCCTTGCCGATCTGGGTGCGACCGTGATCAAGGTCGAGGCACCGGAGGGCGATGATACGCGCCGTTGGGGACCGCCCTTCATTGATCGCGACGGCGAGCGCTGTGCCGCCTATTTCCACGCGACCAATCGCGGCAAATCGTCAGTCACCGCCGATTTCCGCACGCCGGAGGGCCAGCAGAAGGTCCGTGATCTGATCGCGGATGCGGATGTGGTGATCGAAAACTTCAAGGTCGGCGGCCTGGCGAAATACGGGTTGGATTACGCCCAGCTCAAGTTGCTGAACCCGCGCCTGATCTATTGCAGCGTGACCGGCTTTGGCCAGACCGGCCCCTATGCCCATCGCGCCGGCTACGATTATATCATTCAGGGCATGTCCGGACTGATGAGCGTGACCGGCCCCAGGGACGGGCAGCCGCAACGGGTCGGCGTCGCCGTCGCCGATATCTTTACCGGCATTTACGCGGCTGTCGGCGTGTTGGCCGCTCTGCATCAGCGGCAAACAACCGGACGGGGCCAGCATATCGACATGGCCTTGTTCGATGTGGCGACGTCAATCATGGCCAATCAGGCGATGAACTATCTGGCCACCGGCACAGCACCGGGGCGGACCGGAAATGAGCACCCAAACCTGGTGCCCTATGCGGTGTTTGATTGCGCCGATGGCTGGATCATCATTGCAACCGGCAATGACGCCCAGTTTCGCAGGCTTTGTGACGTTCTGGGCCTGCCTGCACTGGGCACCGCACCAGATTACGCCACGAATGCCGACCGCATTGCCAATCGCGATGCGCTGACAGCCCAGCTTTCCACGGTCACGCGTGTCTGGACACGCGACGATCTGCTGGTCGCGCTAGAGGCCAAGGGCGTGCCTGCCGGTCCGATCAACGATATGGCCGATGTCTTTGCCGATCCCCAGATCATTGCGCGCAAGATGAAGATCGAACCCGAGGGTATTCCCGGCACGCGCCTGCCGATCACCTTTTCGGATGCCGATCTGGCGCTGGATCGCGCCTCGCCCCGATTGGGTCAGGACGACTGATCCCTTTTCCCCGCCAAGGCATTTGCAGAAGTGACGCAACGGCACCTCGGCAAAGGTTGTTTTACTGCCCCGAAATCCGTCTTTGCGGCCATCAATCCACCTAATATTTGTTGTGAAACGGGATTTCTGTGCTATTTGCCGCGCTCGTGCGAACAGGTCGCTAAACGATTTACGAGGTAAACACGTGATTCAAGAATTCAAAGACTTCATCGCCAAGGGCAATGTCATGGACATGGCCGTTGGTATCATTATCGGTGCTGCATTCACCGCCATCGTCTCGTCGCTGGTTGACGACCTGATCAACCCGATCCTGGGACTGATCACCGGTGGTATCGATTTTTCAAGCAAATATATTGTTCTGTCCGGCGATGTTGCCGAAGGCACCAGCCTGGCCGCCGCGCGCGAAGCCGGGGCTGCGGTTTTTGCCTATGGCTCGTTCTTCATGGCGGTGCTGAATTTCCTGATCATCGCATGGGTGGTATTCCTGCTGGTCAAGGGCGTGAACCGCGTCAAGGATGCTGCAGCCAAGAAAGAAGAAGTCGCCGAAGAAGCCGCAGGCCCGTCGCAGGAAGAACTGCTGGCCCAGATCCGCGATCTGTTGGCTGCCAAAGCCGTCTGATCAGGCGACCCCAGTTGAAATTGCACGGCGCGTCCCGCAGGGCGCGCCGTTTTTCGTTGGCCGGTGGTTTCATCATTCCGCCTACCATGCGTCCAGCTTTGCGATCCGCACGCGACAGCTGGTACCGGGCATCGGGGTATTTCTTGTCGGCGGAAACTGGCCGTGAAGGTTGTGCGTTGGGTAGACGAGCCGGCAATGACCTCTAAGTTGAGGCAGAGCCAGAATTCGATAAAAGGTGATTTAGTGATGAGCACGACGATGACTTTGCGGGCAATTGCCCTGGGCCTGATGATACCTGCCGGATTGAGTGTGCAATATGCGCATGCGCAAGAGGCCGAACAGACCGCCGCCGACCAACCGGCAGACGGGCAGATTTACGGCTCTGGCCGCCACGAAAAGGGCGAGGTCGTTGCTGACGTCGACGGGCTAAGCGTGGATGGCGAGCGCCTGACCGTCAAGATGACGCTTCGTCCGACAAACGCAGGGCAAAAGGTAGGTTCAGCGACAATATATGCCGGCATGTCCAACAGCAATTACGAGCAGATCTATCTGGTTTCCGGCGACAAGAAATACATGCTTGTTCGGGATTCGCAGGATACCCCTCTGGCGCCGCCACGCCTGACTGCCTCAGGGTCGGGCGAAACGCTTGGGATCTGGTATGGTGTTTTTCCGAACCCGCCGGCGGGACAGGATATCACCCTGTATATGCCAGCGCTCGAGCCGATCGGACCCTTCACTGTGCCTGCGCAATAGGTTCGGGGGATGCGGTCCAATCAGTGCTTTTTAGCCTTGCTGCTTTGCCTTGGCCTGGCCGGCGGCGCGGTCGCGCAGGATGCCGATGTTGATCTGACGCAATTCAGCCGCGACCTGCAAGGCGCCGATATCCGCGATCTGATCCTGACCGTGCAGGACATGCAATCCGCAGTTAGCGACATGTCAGGCGATGTGCAGGATATGGTCGATGGCAGTGGCGGCAATATTGCCATGCGCGAGACCGACGACAGCATCGTTCTGTCCGTCACCAGTGACGTGCTGTTCGCATTCGACAGTGCCGATCTGACCGATCCGGCGCGTGACACACTGGCGCAAATCGCGACGATGCTGGTCGGAAATCCCGGCGGCACGGTGCAGGTGGTGGGTCATACCGACTCGAAGGGGTCGGATGACTACAACCAGCGCCTTTCCGAACAACGCGCCGAGGCGGTGGCTGGCTTTCTGGCGAACAGTGATGTCGCACAAAGCCGCCTTGACCCTGTCGGGCGGGGCGAAGCCGAACCCGTTGCGCCCAATGAAATCGACGGGGCAGATAACCCCGACGGGCGTGCGCAGAACCGGCGGGTAGAGTTCGTTCTGCCGAAAGAATAGAAATCGCGATAATGCAAGGCGCCCTTCACAGGCGCCGTGCGCTATCTTCTGCCGTGGCTGGCCTCATGCGGCCAGCCACGGCATTTGCCGTTCATCAGGCTGCCAGAAACTCATCCGGGGTTGTCGCCTCAAGGTTCAGCGCCTCGCCCACGGGCGGGCTGGTCAGGATGCCCTCATGCGTCGACAGGCCCGCGCGCAGATGCGGATCGTCGACGATCGCCTGACGCCATCCCTTGTCGGCCAGCGCCAACAGGAAGGGCAGCGTTGCATTGCCAAGCGCAATGGTCGAGGTGCGCGCGACCGCGCCGGGCATATTGGCGACGCAGTAATGCATGATCCCATCCACGTCGTAGATCGGATCCTGATGCGTTGTGGCGCGCGAGGTCTCGAAACAGCCGCCCTGATCGATTGCGACATCCACCAGAACCGCGGCGGGCTTCATCGTTGACAGTTGCGCCTTGGTGATCAGCTTTGGCGCAGCCGCACCGGGGATCAGAACGGCGCCCACGACCATATCGGCCTGCGCGATCTGTTCGGCGATGTTCGTACCGCTGGCGAATTGCGTCTTGAACGTGCCGCCGAAGACATCATCCAGATAGCGCATCCTGGGCAGAGAACGGTCCAGCACGGTCACATCCGCGCCCATGCCTGCCGCGACTTTTGCAGCATGCGTGCCCACAACTCCGCCGCCAATCACCACCACGCGCGCGGGCCCGACGCCGGGCACGCCGCCCATCAACACGCCGCGCCCGCCATTGGCCTTTTGCAACGTCCAGGCCCCGACCTGAGGGGCCAGCTTGCCCGCCACCTCTGACATCGGCGCCAACAAAGGCAACCCACCCGCGCGATCCGTCACCGTTTCATAGGCAATGGCGGTAACACCGCTATGCAGCAGATCGCGGGTCTGATCGGGATCGGGCGCGAGGTGCAGATAGGTGAACAGCACTTGCCCTTGCCGCAGCATCTTGCGTTCAGCCGCCTGAGGTTCCTTGACCTTTACGATCATGTCGGCGTCGTCAAAGACCGAGTCTGCATCCGGCGCGATCTGCGCGCCGATGTCTGTGTAATCGTTGTCCGGGAAACCCGAACCGATGCCGGCACCGGTCTGGACCAGCACCTTGTGACCATGGGCGATGACCTCAGCCGCGGCGGCCGGGGTCAGCCCGACGCGAAATTCCTGAGGTTTGATTTCCTTGGGGCAGCCCACAAGCATTTGTATCTCCGCTGTTTTATCATTGCGGTCAGTTTGTCACGGGCGGGGTGGAATATCCGACGAATCCGAGTTTGCTCGTTGGGCTATATTCGAAGAATACGCTTTCAATTTGTGCTCGGATCGCAGAAATCTTGCGAATGGATGATATCGACGCAATCGACCGCCGCATTCTGGACCTGCTTCAGCGGGACGGACGAATCAGCAATGCCGATCTGGCCGCCAAGGTGAACCTGTCCGCCAGCGCCTGCCATCGCCGCGTCAGGCGGCTGGAGGATGACGGCATCATTCGCGATTACGTCGCGCTGCTGGATCGCAAGCGTGTGGGCAGGCCAACCATGGTTTTCGTCGAAATCACCCTTTCAGGTCAGGCGGATGAGGTGCTCGATGCCTTTGAAAAGGCCGTGCGCGTCATCCCCGACGTGCTGGAATGCCACCTGATGTCGGGCGCGGCGGATTACCTGCTGAAAGTCGTCGCCAGCGACACCGAGGATTTCGCCCGCATCCACCGACAATACCTGGCCAAGCTGCCGGGCGTGGCGCAGATGCATTCTTCATTCGCCCTGCGCACGGTGTTCAGGACGACCGCGCTGCCGGTTTGAGTGGGGTTGGATGACAGCTTGGAGGCCAGAGTGCCGGATGCTGCGAGACGCTTGAATGTCTGCTGCTGGAGTAGGGTTCGTCTCGACGCCTCGACCGTCTTTTGGTTAAAATTGGCAACGACTGAATGTGTGGAGGCGATAACGAAAATGCCGATGCCGTGGACTTACCGCCACGCTTCAAAAGAGTGGCGCGCCTTTCTCGCTGATGTGAAAGAGCGCATGTCTCTTGAATCCGACAATATGGCCTACACCGCAGTGGATGCTGTCTTGCAGGTATTTAGACGCCGCTTGACAGCGCACCAAGGCCTAGCCTTCGCAAGCGTTCTTCCTGCTGTTCTCCGCGCGATTTTTGTGAAGGATTGGGATGTTTCTCAACCGCCAATTCCATTTGCGGACCGGCAGGCGCTTACCGACGAGGCCAAGCAAGTCCGCGTGAACCACAACCTGACGCCGGACAATGCCATCGAAGCGACAGCTTGGGCAATCCGACGCTGCACCGACAACAGGGATTTCGAAAGAGTGCTGGGGCAGCTCCCTGATGAGGCTACAGCTTTCTGGCACGTCGATGTCGAAGACCCGACAGAGCTGGATCAGCGGATAATCTAGTGGCCGAAGCAGCCATTCACGCCGCCTCAGCGAAAGCCCACTTCGTCCCCCTAAACAGCCATCTCGTGAAACGCGCGTGTGGTGACAGCTTCGGTCCGGCAATCCGATCCCTAGCCTTCACCCATTCGCTCAACCCGCCCGATCAGATCGGTGCATAGCGACAGAGACCGCGCGGTTGCCGACAGCATTCGTGGCAGGGTCAGCCATTCCAGCACCCATGCAGCGCCCGATCGTTCCTGTTCATGAAGCAGCGCCTGATGCATCAGCGCAAGCTGCCCGGCATTGTCGCGGGCCAGCGTTACCAGCGTCTCTGCCGCCACCGGGTTTTGTTTGTGCGGCATGGCCGAACTGCTGCCGCCGCCCGACAGCGTGACCTCGCTCATCTGTGCCATCAGCGCGATGTCCTGTCCGATCTTGCCGGTGGCGCCGGTGACCAGCGACAGCCAGCCTGCATATTCGGCCAACCCGTCGCGCGCGCTGTGCCAGGGCGCAGGCGCGCGGTGCAGGCCAAGCCGGTCGGCCAGCGCATCGGCGATGGCATCGCCCCCTGCACGATTGTCCGGGCCGCCACGCAGCCCGACGGCACCGCCATATTGCACCACCTCGAGGCGCGGCCGCAGTTGCGCAAGACGATCCTTGTGCCTGGGCAGGGGCGCGCCCCAGGCTGACACGCGATCTCTGACGGTGATCGGCAGCGCTGCCTGCATCCTCGTGCGGCCCATGAGCGGCTGATCGCCCTGCCGCGCGTTCAGATCGTCCAGCGCCGTTGCAAGCGCCGTCACCTCGCCGTCAAAGCGATCATTCAGCCGCGCCAGCGCCAGCAACAGCGCGGTGTCCAGTATGTCCTGACTGGTCGCGCCTGTGTGCAAGGCGGGGTGCAGCCTGGGATCGGCCGCTTCCTTCAATTGCCGCACATATTCGGGGATTGGCAGGCCGTCTTGCGGCATCCTTGCCTGCAGTGCTGCCATGTCTGGTCTGAACGCCAGGACAAAGGCCGCAGCCTCGCCGGCCAGATCCGTCGCGACCGCCCCGGCGGTGCCGGCGGCCAGTGACAGCGCGGCCTCGACCTCGGCGATACGGGCGATCCAGGCCTCGTCTGTGAACAGCGCGGTGACGCCAGCATCGCCGGTCAATGCCCCCATCAGGTCGGCTTTGGTCATGACGGCCCCCATGTTGCGTTGGCCTGTTGTGCAATCAAGGGTCGCGCGGGGTCAAGCTGCACAATCCCGTTTACGCCCGCGGGGTGCTTGGCTAACGTTGGATGCGCGGGGGGAATGCAATGCGCCATCAGATCGTGATAATCGGGGGCGGGCCATCGGGCCTGCTGCTGGGTCAGTTATTGCATCGACGCGGCATCGATGCCGTGGTGCTAGAGCGCAAGACACGCGACTATGTGCTCGGTCGTGTGCGCGCGGGCGTGCTGGAAACCGGGCTGGTCGGGTTGATGGAAGAAGCCGGCGTGGCTGACCGCCTGCATGCCGAGGGGCTGATCCATGACGGGACCCAGATCGGTTTTGACGGAGAGCTGTTTCACATCGATTTCAAGGCGCTGACCGGGACGCCGGTGATTGTCTATGGCCAGACCGAGGTGACGCGCGACCTCTATGATGCGCGCGAAGCCGCCAGTCTGCGCACTGAATTCGATGTCGATCACGTCGTCATCCATGATGCGGATGGCGACAAGCCCTGTGTCACCTACCAGCAGGACGGCGCCGAGCATCGGATCGATTGCGATTTTATCGCGGGTTGCGATGGGTTTCATGGCGTCAGCCGTCAGACCATCCCGCTTGGCGCACGGCAGGAATACGAGAAAACCTACCCCTTTGGCTGGCTGGGTGTGCTGTCGCGCACGCCGCCGGTCCATCACGAACTGATCTATGCAAATTCCCCGCGCGGCTTTGCCCTGTGTTCGATGCGAAACGAGAACCTGTCGCGCTATTACATCCAGTGTGCGTTGTCAGATCACCCCGAGGACTGGACCGACACGGCCTTTTGGGCGGAACTCAAGCGCCGCATTCCCGCCGAGGCCGCTGACAGCCTGGTGACCGGCCCGACGATCGAGAAATCCATTGCGCCGTTGCGATCCTTCGTGACCGAGCCAATGCGCTGGGGGCGGTTGTTCTTATGCGGCGACGCCGCCCATATCGTGCCGCCGACGGGCGCCAAGGGGCTGAACACTGCGGCCAGCGATGTGCATTATCTCTATAATGCGCTGCGCCAGTTCTATGAAGAGAGTGACAGCGAGGGCATCGACCGCTATTCCGAACGGGCGCTCTTGCGCGTCTGGAAAGCCGAGCGGTTCAGCTGGTGGTTCAGCAGCCTGTTGCACCGTTATCCGCATCAGGATCCGTTTGACCTCAAGATGCAGCAGGCCGATATTGCCTTCCTGCGTGACAACGATGCGCAGCAACGCGCTTTTGCCGAAAACTATGTGGGGCTGCCTTACTGATGGTTGACGTTCTTGATCTGGGCCATGTCCGGCTGCATATCGCCGATGAGGGGCCGCGCGATGCGCCTGCGGTGGTCTTTGCCAATTCACTGGGAACCGACCTGCGGCTGTGGGATGCGATGCTGCCCCATTTGCCAAAAGGGCTGCGGGTCATCAGGGCCGACAAGCGCGGTCACGGGTTGTCGCAGACGACAGGCGCGATCAGCATCGAGGATCTGGCAGACGATGTCGCGGCGATGATGGACGCGCTTGGTGTGGCGCGTCCGGTCTTTGTGGGGCTGTCCATCGGCGGGCTGATCGGTCAGTCGCTGGCCCTGCGCCATGGTGACAAGCTGGGCGGGTTGGTGCTGTCGAACACGGCGGCCAAGATCGGCGACAGCTCGATCTGGACCGACCGCATCGCGGCCATCCGCGAAGGCGGCATCGCCACCATCGCCGAACCGACCATGCAGCGCTGGTTTTCGCCGAACTTTCGCGCCTTGGCCGAATGTGAGGCATGGCGTCTGATGTTGGAACGACAGGATCAGGCGGGTTATCTGGCCTGTTGTCAGGCCATTGCCGAGGCGGATTATCGCGAGGCGCTGTCGGCGGTCGACCGCCCGGTGCTGTGCATCGGCGGCAGCCTTGACGGCTCGACCCCGCCCGATGCGATGCGGGATCTGACCGGCCGGATCAAGGGTGCCAGATTAGAGATCATCGAGGGCGCGGGCCATTTGCCCTGCGTCGAGGCGCCCGAGGAATATGCCCGGCTGCTGACAGGTTATCTGGCGGAAATCGGGCATATCTGAACCGGCGAACGGCAAGGCCGGGGCAGGGGGCGCAGCCCCCTTCGCCGCCGTTCGCGGCCGGGCGTGTCCCGGCCCGACGGCGGTGAACACGATCGCGGGACGCTAGCTCGACGGACGCTGCGCCTAAAGCACACCGTGGCAATGTTTGAATTTCTTACCAGATCCGCAGGGGCAGGAATCATTGCGGCCCGGATTGCCCCAGGTCGCGGGATCATTCTCGTCAAAGCCCTCGATCAAAGGCGTGCTTTTGGCTGCATCCTCTTCCGATTGGCTGTCGCCGCCATGCTCCATCGTCAGATGTTCCTGGCGCTCTTTTCGCTGTTCGGTCATCTGGCGCATCATGTCCTGACGCTCGTCGTCGGTCAGCGGACGGATCTGGGCCAGCCGTTGGGTGACATCCCCGCGCAGCCCGTCCAGTAGCGTTTCGAACAGCTGGAAGGCCTCGGTCTTGTATTCCGACAGCGGATCACGCTGGGCATAGCCGCGAAAGCCGACGACCGAGCGCAGATGCTCCAGTGTCACCAGATGCTCGCGCCATTTTGCGTCGATCATCTGCAACAGCACCTGCTTTTCGATCTGGCGCATGTTTTCGGGGCCAAAGGCCTCGGCCTTTTCGGTCATGTACTTGTCGGTTGCCGCTTCGATCCGTTCGGCCATGACCTCCTGGTCGACGCCTTCTTCATCCGTCCATTCGGCGATCGGCAGGCTCATGTTCAGCTTTTCGCGGGCGGCAGCGGTCAGGCCTTCGGAATCCCACTGGTCGGAATAGGTGCGCGGCGGCATGAAATCGTCAACCAGATCGTCGATCAGTTGGTGACGCATGTCGGCCGCGATTTCCTCGACCTCACCCGATTCCATGATCTCGCGGCGCTGCGAAAAGATCGCCTTGCGCTGGTCGTTCATCACATCGTCGAATTTCAGCAGCTGTTTGCGAATGTCAAAGTTGCGACCCTCGACCTTCGCCTGCGCACGTTCCAGCGACTTGTTGACCCATGGGTGAACGATGGCTTCGCCGTCCTTCATGCCCAGCTTGGACAGCACCGAATCCAGCCGCTCAGAGCCAAAGATGCGCATCAGGTCGTCTTCCAGCGACAGGAAGAACAGCGACCGCCCCGGATCGCCCTGCCGGCCCGAGCGACCGCGCAACTGGTTGTCGATGCGGCGGCTTTCATGACGTTCGGTGGCCAGAACGAACAGCCCCCCGGCGGCCAGCACCTTTTCCTTGTCGGCGGCGTGTTCGGCCTCGATCCGGGCGCGCAAATCGTCGGGATTGGCTTCGGGATCGGCGGCCAGCGCCTCCATCACCTTCATATCGACATTGCCGCCAAGCTGAATGTCGGTGCCGCGACCAGCCATGTTGGTGGCGATGGTCACGGTGCCGGGCTTGCCCGCGTCAGCCACGATCTGCGCCTCGGCTTCGTGCTGGCGTGCGTTCAGCACATTATGCGGAATTCCGGCCTCTGTCAGCATCTGCGCCAGCATTTCCGATTTCTCGATACTGGTCGTGCCGACGAGGATCGGCTGATCCTTGACATTGGCTTCGCGGATCGCCTCGATCACGGCGGCATATTTCTCGGCCGCGGTGCGATAGACGCGGTCATGCTCGTCTTCCCGCGCAATCGGACGGTTGGTCGGCATTTCGACCACGCCCAGCTTGTAGATCTCGGCGAATTCCTCGGCCTCGGTGGCGGCGGTGCCGGTCATGCCCGACAGCTTGTCATACAGGCGGAAATAGTTCTGGAAGGTGACCGAGGCCAGCGTCACGTTTTCCGGCTGGATGTCGACGCCTTCCTTGGCCTCGATGGCCTGATGCAAGCCGTCGGACAGGCGGCGGCCCTTCATCATCCGGCCGGTGAATTCGTCGATCAGCGCAACTTCGCCGTCGCGGATCATGTATTGCTGATCCTTGTGGAACAGCTTGTGCGCGCGCAGCGCCTGGTTGGCGTGGTGCACGATGGTCGTCGACTCGGGGTCATACAGCGTCTGACCCTCGGGCAGGATCCCCGCCGCCGACAAAAGCTGTTCCAGCTTTTCGTTGCCCTCTTCGGTAAAGGTGGCGTTGCGGGTCTTTTCGTCCAGCTTGAAATCTTCGTCGGCAAGCTGCGGGATGAAGGCGTCGACCGTGCGATAAAGGTCGCTGCGGTCCTGCGACGGACCCGAGATGATCAGCGGGGTCCGGGCCTCGTCGATCAGGATACTGTCGACCTCGTCCACGATGGCAAAGAAATGGCCGCGCTGGACCATCTCGGCAATGCTGCCCTTCATGTTGTCGCGCAGGTAGTCAAAGCCCAGTTCGTTATTGGTCGAATAGGTCACGTCGGCCTGATAGGCCTCGCGCTTTTCGGCCTCTGGCTGGAAGGGGTAAACCGCGCCGCTGGTCATGCCCAGTTGCGCAAAGACCTTGCCCATCCATTCGGCGTCACGCTTGGCCAGATAGTCGTTCACGGTGACCACATGCACGGGTTTGCCGGTCAGCGCGTTCAGATAGGCCGGGAAGGTCGCGACCAGGGTCTTGCCCTCGCCGGTCTTCATTTCGGCGATATTGCCCTGATGCAGGAAGATCCCGCCCATCAGCTGCACATCAAAGGCGCGCAGGCCAAGGGCCCGTCGGGCACCCTCGCGACAGTTGGCAAAGGCCTCGGGCAGCAGCGCATCCAGCGACTCGCCTGCCTGAGCACGCGCCTGAAGCGCGCGCGTCACCTCGATCAGTTGTTCGTCGCTGCGGGCCTTGGCCTCGTCTTCCAGCGCGTTGATACGCGCCACCAGGGGCCGAGCGGACTTCACTTTGCGGTCGTTGGACGTGCCAAAGACCATCTTTGCCAGATTGCCGATCATGTTACCTTCACAGCTTTGGGAAAGCGCGTGGCCGGTGGGCCACTTGCCCGCACCCTCCGCCATGCCGTATCAGGGGCCGGAACGAAAAGTGGCGGGCGCGCCTTTCTTGGTTGCGCCGGATGTATGCGCGACCCGCCTGACTGTCAACGCCGCCCGACCCTCACAAGGGCGGGAACGGCCTGTCCGACAAAGGATTTCTTATGTTGAAACGTACCATCACGACCGCATTGTTCGCGCTTGCCCTGCCGCTGGCCCCGGCCATGGCACAGGATGCCGATACCGTCGTCGCCACGGTGAACGGCACCGAGATCACACTGGGCGAGATGATCATCATGCGGCAAAGCATGGCGGCGCAGGGCCAGGCGCCCACAGCCGATGACGCGACCTGGCAGTCCATGCTGGACCAACTGGTACGCCAGAGCGCCGTGGCCTCGGTCAAGGAAGAGGCGATGACTGCAGGCGACCGTGCCAATCTGGAACTGCAAAGCCGCGCCTATCTGGCCTCTGCCGCGCTGGAAGAGGTGGCAGAACCCGAGCCCACGGACGAGGAAATTCAGGCCGCCTATGACACCTATTTCGGTGAGGTCGAGCCTGCGACGGAATATTCCGCAGCCCATATTCTGGTTGAAACCGAAGAAGCGGCCAAGGAAATCAAGACCGAACTGGATGGCGGCGCCGATTTCGGCACGCTGGCCGAGGAACGCTCGACCGGACCAAGCGGCCCGAACAAGGGTGATCTGGGCTGGTTTACCGCCGATCAGATGGTTGGCCCCTTTGCCGACGTCGTGAAGGAAATGGAAAAAGGCCAGATCTCGGATCCTGTAAAGACCGATTTCGGCTGGCATGTGATCATGCTGAACGACAGCCGTCAGGTCGAGGCCCCCGAACTGGCCGAAGTCAAAGAGCAACTGGTCACTCAGGTGCGCCGTGATCGGGTTGAGGCCCAGATCGAAAAGCTGGTCGGCGAAGCCGAGATCGAAAAGACCGAGGGGCTGGATGCGGCCCTGCTGGACGATGTCGAACTGCTTGACGCCCAGTAAATTGGGCTGATGATCTGATCGGACAGAACGCTGACGAGGTGGACCATGGCCAAGGACAAGAAGAAGAAAAAGAAGAACAAGGACAAGGACCAGAAGAAGGCGCGAAAGTCCATGAAGATCAAAAAGATCGAGGCTGAAATGGCCGAGATAAAAACTGCGGCGGCGCGGCATGTCTCGCCATTGGCGCCGGCGCGGTTTCCCGACCTTCCTGTCATCGACGGGGTGGAATTCGCCAGCACCTCTGCCGGGGTCAAATATCAGGGACGCACCGACGTCACGCTGATGCGTCTTGCACCCGGGTCGTCGCTGGCGGGCGTGTTCACGCGCTCTGCGACGCGGGCGGCCAGTGTGCTGGATTGTCAGGCCAAGCTGGCCGGCGCGCAGAATACCGAGCGTG is drawn from Paracoccus tegillarcae and contains these coding sequences:
- the pobA gene encoding 4-hydroxybenzoate 3-monooxygenase; the protein is MRHQIVIIGGGPSGLLLGQLLHRRGIDAVVLERKTRDYVLGRVRAGVLETGLVGLMEEAGVADRLHAEGLIHDGTQIGFDGELFHIDFKALTGTPVIVYGQTEVTRDLYDAREAASLRTEFDVDHVVIHDADGDKPCVTYQQDGAEHRIDCDFIAGCDGFHGVSRQTIPLGARQEYEKTYPFGWLGVLSRTPPVHHELIYANSPRGFALCSMRNENLSRYYIQCALSDHPEDWTDTAFWAELKRRIPAEAADSLVTGPTIEKSIAPLRSFVTEPMRWGRLFLCGDAAHIVPPTGAKGLNTAASDVHYLYNALRQFYEESDSEGIDRYSERALLRVWKAERFSWWFSSLLHRYPHQDPFDLKMQQADIAFLRDNDAQQRAFAENYVGLPY
- the pcaD gene encoding 3-oxoadipate enol-lactonase; the protein is MVDVLDLGHVRLHIADEGPRDAPAVVFANSLGTDLRLWDAMLPHLPKGLRVIRADKRGHGLSQTTGAISIEDLADDVAAMMDALGVARPVFVGLSIGGLIGQSLALRHGDKLGGLVLSNTAAKIGDSSIWTDRIAAIREGGIATIAEPTMQRWFSPNFRALAECEAWRLMLERQDQAGYLACCQAIAEADYREALSAVDRPVLCIGGSLDGSTPPDAMRDLTGRIKGARLEIIEGAGHLPCVEAPEEYARLLTGYLAEIGHI
- the secA gene encoding preprotein translocase subunit SecA, which gives rise to MIGNLAKMVFGTSNDRKVKSARPLVARINALEDEAKARSDEQLIEVTRALQARAQAGESLDALLPEAFANCREGARRALGLRAFDVQLMGGIFLHQGNIAEMKTGEGKTLVATFPAYLNALTGKPVHVVTVNDYLAKRDAEWMGKVFAQLGMTSGAVYPFQPEAEKREAYQADVTYSTNNELGFDYLRDNMKGSIAEMVQRGHFFAIVDEVDSILIDEARTPLIISGPSQDRSDLYRTVDAFIPQLADEDFKLDEKTRNATFTEEGNEKLEQLLSAAGILPEGQTLYDPESTTIVHHANQALRAHKLFHKDQQYMIRDGEVALIDEFTGRMMKGRRLSDGLHQAIEAKEGVDIQPENVTLASVTFQNYFRLYDKLSGMTGTAATEAEEFAEIYKLGVVEMPTNRPIAREDEHDRVYRTAAEKYAAVIEAIREANVKDQPILVGTTSIEKSEMLAQMLTEAGIPHNVLNARQHEAEAQIVADAGKPGTVTIATNMAGRGTDIQLGGNVDMKVMEALAADPEANPDDLRARIEAEHAADKEKVLAAGGLFVLATERHESRRIDNQLRGRSGRQGDPGRSLFFLSLEDDLMRIFGSERLDSVLSKLGMKDGEAIVHPWVNKSLERAQAKVEGRNFDIRKQLLKFDDVMNDQRKAIFSQRREIMESGEVEEIAADMRHQLIDDLVDDFMPPRTYSDQWDSEGLTAAAREKLNMSLPIAEWTDEEGVDQEVMAERIEAATDKYMTEKAEAFGPENMRQIEKQVLLQMIDAKWREHLVTLEHLRSVVGFRGYAQRDPLSEYKTEAFQLFETLLDGLRGDVTQRLAQIRPLTDDERQDMMRQMTEQRKERQEHLTMEHGGDSQSEEDAAKSTPLIEGFDENDPATWGNPGRNDSCPCGSGKKFKHCHGVL
- a CDS encoding peptidylprolyl isomerase, giving the protein MLKRTITTALFALALPLAPAMAQDADTVVATVNGTEITLGEMIIMRQSMAAQGQAPTADDATWQSMLDQLVRQSAVASVKEEAMTAGDRANLELQSRAYLASAALEEVAEPEPTDEEIQAAYDTYFGEVEPATEYSAAHILVETEEAAKEIKTELDGGADFGTLAEERSTGPSGPNKGDLGWFTADQMVGPFADVVKEMEKGQISDPVKTDFGWHVIMLNDSRQVEAPELAEVKEQLVTQVRRDRVEAQIEKLVGEAEIEKTEGLDAALLDDVELLDAQ